The stretch of DNA GGGAGCATCGCCCTTCATCCAACATTTGAGCAAATGGATTTCCTCCTACTCCTCACCAAGTTTGTTCTCCTAGAGCAGAAGATTAACAGCTCCCCTCTAACCTTATGTGACTGGTTCGACGACTTCAATCCCCTGATCAGCCGCAGCCTGCTCAACGGCAGCAGCAGGAGCACCCGGAGCAGCCAGACCGGGGCGACGCTGGCCCAGATGGCCGCACACTACATGGCGACAAAGTTCAAGAGGCTGTTCGACTCCCTCAAGGGGCGGAAGCTCTACGTGTCGTACGTGAACACCCTGGACCAGGAGTCGGTCGTGTCTGCGATCCGCTACACCCGGGAGATCATCAAGTGGGAGGAAGAGAAGCCCGTGTTCGGCACCAGCGAAACGGTTTACAGTGAGGAGCCGAGCACCTCCACTCACTGACCTGATCCCTCACCTTTGTTGTGTGCAGAGAAGAGGTGTAAATATCTGTGCATTTCGCCATTTCTTAGAGTTGTACCCCCGTTCCTTTTGTTCGTAGCTGATCACCGGCTTGTGTGGCTGTTAGCTATTGTGACAGAAGTTGGAAATGGTAAAAACACTTTATTCTGGACTGATAGATGGTTGCTTGGCCAAAGCTTCGAGCAAACACTGCCACATCTGTTCAGTTCAGTGGCAGCCAGAGCAAGAAAGAAAACAGTACATGCATCACTCTCTGATGGAAGCTGGATTGCTGGTATAAGAGGGCTCTACAGGTCTTGCTCGAATACCTCCATCTGTGGGAACTTCTTTCAACTGTTCAATTACAGCCCGAAGTGGAGGACACACATATCTGGCAATTTCAGCTTCTGGTCAATATTCCACAAAATCAGCATATGAAGCATTATTTATTGAGCCCCCCGAATTTAGTCCTTGGCAAAGAATTTGGAAGAGCTGGGCCCCTAGGAAATGCAATTTTTTTTTATGTGGACAGCAGCTCATAATAGATGTTGGACTGCAGACCGACTTGCAAGAAGAGGCCTTCCTCGCCCTGCAGCTATGTGATCAGGCTGATGAAACAATTGACCACCTGCTTGTCTCATGTGTTTTCTCACGCCAATTATGGTTCAACATCATGCAATTCTTTGGCTTAGATGTCCTTGCCCCACAGCTGAATGAGTTGTGCTTTGAAGATTGGTGGGCCAAAGCAAGTGACAGGGTTTCTGGTCAAGTGAAAAAGGGCTCAACTCCACATCATTTTAGGCGCTTGGTCACTGTGGCTCCACCGCAACCATTGTGTTTTCGATGGAGGTACTCCCAGTTTGACTACCGTTGTCTCGGCCTTCAAAGAAGAAGTGTGGCAGTGGGCTTTGGCATGGGCTCAAGGAGTGTCTCACCTTCTCACCCTTGCCCCTCCTGCAACTTAGCCTGGGCATAAAACCTGAGCCCGAAGCCCGAAACCCGAAAAACCCAAGCCCGAACCCATTTAACCCGAAGCCCGATACCCAATGGGCTCCCGCGGGTATTGAATCGTGAAACCCGAATTAATTTTGGGCTTGTTCGGGTAGTAGGCCGCGGTACCCAAATTACCCGAATAGCCCGAATTTATGTTGTGTTCTACTGTTCTATGCCTTTACTCTTGTTACGAACTTCTCTTAGTCTTATTTTTGTTGACTTGCAGTCTTGCATGCTCTTTAATACTCGTTTGTTTGGCTGTTGTTAACTATTGATCATGCTTTAAATCTGTACATGTAACACTGATTTCTAACCTGATATCAAATTTCGGGCCAAATCGGGCTACCCGAATCCGAACCCGAAATATTCGGGTACCCGAAATTTCGGACTTAGCTTTTGAAAACCCGATTTCGGGTAGCATTTCCGAATACCCGAATTCGCCAAAAGCCCGAAAAGCCCGACCTGAAAAATTCGGGTAGCCCGAATGCCCAGACTAACCTGCAACTTAGCTTGGTCCTGTGCTTTCTGGTCCAGTTTTCCCGGTCCTTAGAAGGAGAGTCAATTTGTTGTTTTAAGGGTGTGTTACACAACCTCTAACCCTATAATGTTATATACTAGGGGctctttccctctcttttcttcttaatatattgatgTGCAGCTCTTCTTCGTGTTCTAGAAAAAAAAAGTTGTGCAAGTAGAATGATGAGGTGCGAGAAGACCGGCCCATTCTGATTCTTGTAAATTGTGTTATGAGTTGTTTGCATTTTATTTGATGCATTTGGCTGGCGCAAGTCCCGGACCCAGAGGGATGGCTGGTTTGTCACCGGCAACAATAGATTATCTTGCAGGAGGATGCATCCTCCGTTGCTGAGGTTTTTTTTGCTGGGGATGCATCCTCCACCGTTGAGACGCATCATCTTCAATTGTTACTCTGGAGTATATCCTGTGCGACCTCATCTTGGATGGTACCATTTCAAAATTGCAAAAATGGTTATGAAAAAGTTCGAAAGATATTGGATTAAGAATGGCGTCATCAAGCATCAAGCAGTTTACAGAACGACTGAAACTCTGCCGTAGCAAGGACaattgtcgctggatggagattGTTCCTCAAAATTTCGCTGTAGTTTCAGATTTTAATTTACGTGGATAGCACTTAGGCCTTGTTTGTTAGGAAGGGGTTTTGTAACAACCCAAATGTAATTATTATATTAAGCATTGCATCATGAGCATTCTTGTTAGCATTTATAAAAATTTTGTGCTTCATTTGAgtgcatttgaatttaatttcgAATTGTTGATACATTTGGAACTCATGCTTTGTGAAGCAACATGCATTTTTATTATAGAACTTATGTTGGGAGTTATGTTAGTAAGATACTTCTTTGCAAAACTTGAGGTGATTTTTCCCGGATTTTAGGAAACCATCTTGAAGCCAGCCAAACAGCTCAGCCGAAAACCCAAAAATAGCATTTCGAGAAGAATTTTCATTTCAAATCTACAATAAGTTTTCTACCAAATCCAACCAAAATAGGTCGCTCTTGATTTCTTGTATCAAAACAAAAATTAGTGGAATTTTTGGAGGCTTAGAAGATTAGTTTTGAAGTTTGGAGCAAAGAAAGGAGCTTTTGTACACAAGTAACATGTTACCTGAATTTTTTCCTCGAACTGTACGCTAGTCTACCGCGGACTGTCCGTGAGAAGCCCCTGTGTGCGTGGCATCTCTACAGAGAAGTTGTGCCATGTGCTCCCGCCGGATCCCACCCAATCCCCACCTCACCCAGCGCCTCATCCCCTCCCTGATACCTCAATCCCACACAGAAACCTCCTATCCCTCCCTTGCTCTCTCCCCAACCAAGACATGACATGGAACAAGAACTCACATTTCCTCACCAAATCCACCACCTCCTTGTGGATCACCGGAGGACGACGCCGACGAGCTTCCCCACCACCTCGACCACTTCTTCCTCGCCAAAGACCAAGAAGAAGGCTATCTCGAAGCTTCTCCTTCCTCATCCCCAAGCATCCAAGGATAAAATCGACCCGATCTACACCGATACCGCTCTACTCCAATAAGTGGCCCCTTGCTCGTGCTCTAATTGTCACCGGCGATCTTCCCTGGCcgttccccttcctcctcttgcccTCAATCAAGCTCCCTAACATATCCATGGCCTTTCACCATGATGATCTAGAGCTTTAGAGACTCCATGCATGTTAAATCTACTAGCCAAGATTAGTTCCCTATATTCTTAGGAACCCATACAAACAAACCATACTCAAAACCGTCACCGGCGACCTTGCCGGTGAACCTCGGCAACGAGTGGACAGTCCGCGGCCTACGGCCGAACAATCCGCTAGTCGTGGCATCCAATACCGAGCTTCTTCACAAAAATAGGCCCCCGGAATTTTGGTGTAGGGTGGACGGTCCGCTTCCCACCCCTGGTCTACATTTCACTTCCGAAATCCACTCAGAACCGATTTGCTTTTGAACTCGTCCCACACTCAGCAGACTAGCTGGGTCTATAATCATGCATCATATTGCATAATTCATATAAAATTGAATATAGCTCCGATTGATGTGAAACAAATTTTGTTGGTTTTTTCTTGATGTTCTTCACCTGTTAATAATTTTTTTGCTCCCAAAATAATTATATTATTTCCTATTTTATTAAACATATGTCTATCGTGTTAATTGTATAATTAATTCTCTGTTAGTCCAAAAGTTATGAAACCAATTTTGCTAGCTTCCTTATGGAATGTACTATCCATTAGACATGTTGGTTGGTATGAATTGTTTCTAGATTGGTACATTTTAATCTATATTTGTTTAAACCTAGTTAACTTGTAAATTGCACAATAAATACATATTTACCTCTAAAACTGTGGATCCAATTTTATTAACTTTGTTTAACCTTTGTCTACTTCCTGAAATTGATAACACCCATGTAATAGTTATATATTCATATGCTTTGTAATTTATTGATTAAGAGCCTGCTACCTAGTTGAATGCATGGTCAACTATTTTATGATGCTCTCTTAAAAGCATGAAACAATCTTGTTGGTTACCTATAGCCATGATATGATGTTGTTAAATATTAATATTCATATATGATTTTGTTAAATGTTACCTTTCATGACATGGTTGTAGAAAGATATAAATTTAGATATGTTTGCTCTAGAACTAGTTTACTTGCAAAATGCCTATTTGTCGTTGTTTTGGATTGCCGCCTAGTGAATTTGTGTTTGCGCGTCTGGCTTGGAAGGTGTGTAAGAAAGACAAGAGTTTATACCGGTTTGGGTAGAATATCCCTACGTCTAGTTCAAACTGCCCGTGTTCTTGCACTGGTTTGCACTAGGGGTTATAAATGATCGAGAGAGGGAAAGGGCTCCCAAGTCTCTGGTGGCGGAGTGTTCGAGTGAGTGCGTGAATGTCTTGTCCTTGCCCCTGGGGGACTCCCCTTCCCTTTTATAGGCCAAGGGGAGGGGTCggataagagagagagagagagagagagagataaggAGCACAAAAGGAGGGTCCCTAGGATCCTGCTGCTCCCCTTCGCTGCGTGTGGGCCCCGTTTGCCCTGTAGATGATGGTGGGGTGTCCTGCGTAGCTCCCTGGCGCTTCAACAGGCGGCGTGGGCTCCCGGTGTGTCTGGTGGTGCGAGCCCTCGTTGTGGTGGACGACGTGCGCTCTGAAGGGACGGGCTGCGTGAGCCCCTGGCGTGTTTTGCAGCTTAAGCTCTGGCgtggtgggcggcgggcgcctGCCGTCATGGCCTATCACCTCCGGGGGTCACATCGAGGCATGCTCTCGCCTGTTCCTACGTCAGAGGCTTGACCACGGATGGGACCTTCCACTCCCATGGGGCCCTGAGGGCCCTACGTCCTTGAGGCGGGTACGGCTGAGCCCGTGCCCTCGAGGTCGGACGAAGCGGAGCTCTCCCTCCAAGGTCGAGTGAGGCAGATCCTGCGCCCtcggggtcgggcgaggcggaACCTAACTCCCGGTGGTCGAGCTGGGCGGCTTGTGCCCTGCGTCTGGGCCTGTTATTGGGCCGTCGATGTTCCTTCAACCGTCGGGCTGCCCGTGGCCGCGTGACGGCCCGGTTAGGCCAAGCTGCATGGCTAAGAGAGCTAGTCCGCGGTTAGTTCCCTGGGACCACACTTCGGGGTACCCGTGATATTCGCCCCTGTCACTATTGAATCAATTGTGCTCATGTGAGCCATCCACTACCCTTTGTTAATTAAATAAATGTGGCATGCTGTTATGATTAGAAACTTTCATGATAAAACTTATAATGATGATGCTTGTATTGATTAAATATAATAAAATTAGCTAGTTACTCATTTGTAGAATGAAGTTATTACCTTAACTAAGATGTGATGTTGCTAGCATCTACCCGTTACTTCTTGAATTGTCTAAAGTTGGCTATATTAATGTTATCAACTTGTATAAGCATGCTCTAGTACTCTATGTCGATAACAATCATGAACTAACTTTCATGGATGATGCTTGATGTTATGATGAGTTAACTTATTGTTAGATTATATGACAATTAATCATAGAACAACTAGTTTTGGTTGGCATCTTAATGTTACAACTTGTCTTGTAGAGAGTGTGTCCAAATGTATGAATAGTAGTTTTGAC from Panicum hallii strain FIL2 chromosome 3, PHallii_v3.1, whole genome shotgun sequence encodes:
- the LOC112887765 gene encoding extra-large guanine nucleotide-binding protein 1-like, coding for MDILCANGITSSDGLASTEFSFPQMSLGGQGADEPDPQDTLLRYQLIRTNNRGLHENSKFLQMFDDVRLVIFCVAASDYDEYYEDANGTIVKKMIESRQLFGSIALHPTFEQMDFLLLLTKFVLLEQKINSSPLTLCDWFDDFNPLISRSLLNGSSRSTRSSQTGATLAQMAAHYMATKFKRLFDSLKGRKLYVSYVNTLDQESVVSAIRYTREIIKWEEEKPVFGTSETVYSEEPSTSTH